The following are from one region of the Mixophyes fleayi isolate aMixFle1 chromosome 7, aMixFle1.hap1, whole genome shotgun sequence genome:
- the LOC142098108 gene encoding intelectin-1-like isoform X1: protein MEMIVYILVVLMTLLVTGQYSCDYPSLHEKKLNILNLLACWKDDYNCASQSNNIGGNRYRSCNEIKQSQSGARDGIYTLTTEDGVSYQTFCDMTTNGGGWTLVASIHENNMFGKCTIGDRWTSQQGNNVNNPEGDGNWANYATFGLPDAATSDDYKNPGYYDIYANDVGIWHVPNKTPISKWRNDALLRYRTDNGFLSAEGGNLFKLYKKYPVIYNVGSCPTNNGPAIPVVYDFGNVEKTANYYSPNGRSQFVAGFVQFRVFNNERAALALCAGIRVTACDTEQHCIGGGGYIPQGDPKQCGDFAAFDWDGYGTHKEWSSSKEITESAVLLFYQ, encoded by the exons ATG GAGATGATCGTGTACATTCTGGTGGTTCTGATGACTTTGCTTGTCACTGGACAATACTCATGTG ATTATCCGTCCCTTCATGAGAAGAAGTTGAATATTCTTAATTTATTGGCCTGCTGGAAAGATGATTATAATTGTGCCAGTCAATCAAACAACATTGGGGGTAACAGATATAGGAGCTGCAATGAAATTAAGCAGTCTCAGTCTGGTGCCAGAG ATGGAATCTACACGCTAACCACTGAAGATGGGGTGTCTTATCAGACCTTCTGTGACATGACCACCAATGGGGGAGGTTGGACATTGGTAGCCAGTATCCATGAAAACAATATGTTTGGGAAGTGCACTATTGGAGATCGCTGGACCAGCCAACAGGGGAATAATGTTAATAACCCAGAAGGAGATGGCAACTGGGCAAACTATGCCACATTTGGTTTACCAGATGCAGCCACAAGTGACGACTACAAG AATCCTGGCTATTATGATATATATGCTAATGACGTGGGGATATGGCACGTGCCAAACAAGACACCAATATCCAAATGGAGGAATGATGCCCTTCTACGATATCGCACAGATAACGGCTTCTTGTCTGCTGAAGGTGGGAACCTCTTCAAACTATATAAG AAATATCCAGTCATATATAATGTTGGCAGCTGCCCAACAAACAATGGACCTGCGATACCTGTTGTGTATGATTTTGGAAATGTAGAGAAGACAGCGAATTATTACTCACCGAATGGAAGAA gTCAATTTGTTGCTGGGTTTGTTCAGTTCCGCGTATTTAACAATGAAAGGGCTGCGCTTGCTCTGTGTGCTGGAATAAGAGTGACTGCCTGCGATACAGAACAG CACTGCATTGGAGGAGGTGGCTACATTCCTCAAGGAGACCCCAAACAGTGTGGAGACTTTGCTGCTTTTGACTGGGATGGTTATGGGACACACAAAGAGTGGAGCAGCAGCAAAGAGATAACAGAATCTGCAGTGTTGTTGTTTTACCAATGA
- the LOC142098108 gene encoding intelectin-1-like isoform X2 codes for MEMIVYILVVLMTLLVTGQYSCDGIYTLTTEDGVSYQTFCDMTTNGGGWTLVASIHENNMFGKCTIGDRWTSQQGNNVNNPEGDGNWANYATFGLPDAATSDDYKNPGYYDIYANDVGIWHVPNKTPISKWRNDALLRYRTDNGFLSAEGGNLFKLYKKYPVIYNVGSCPTNNGPAIPVVYDFGNVEKTANYYSPNGRSQFVAGFVQFRVFNNERAALALCAGIRVTACDTEQHCIGGGGYIPQGDPKQCGDFAAFDWDGYGTHKEWSSSKEITESAVLLFYQ; via the exons ATG GAGATGATCGTGTACATTCTGGTGGTTCTGATGACTTTGCTTGTCACTGGACAATACTCATGTG ATGGAATCTACACGCTAACCACTGAAGATGGGGTGTCTTATCAGACCTTCTGTGACATGACCACCAATGGGGGAGGTTGGACATTGGTAGCCAGTATCCATGAAAACAATATGTTTGGGAAGTGCACTATTGGAGATCGCTGGACCAGCCAACAGGGGAATAATGTTAATAACCCAGAAGGAGATGGCAACTGGGCAAACTATGCCACATTTGGTTTACCAGATGCAGCCACAAGTGACGACTACAAG AATCCTGGCTATTATGATATATATGCTAATGACGTGGGGATATGGCACGTGCCAAACAAGACACCAATATCCAAATGGAGGAATGATGCCCTTCTACGATATCGCACAGATAACGGCTTCTTGTCTGCTGAAGGTGGGAACCTCTTCAAACTATATAAG AAATATCCAGTCATATATAATGTTGGCAGCTGCCCAACAAACAATGGACCTGCGATACCTGTTGTGTATGATTTTGGAAATGTAGAGAAGACAGCGAATTATTACTCACCGAATGGAAGAA gTCAATTTGTTGCTGGGTTTGTTCAGTTCCGCGTATTTAACAATGAAAGGGCTGCGCTTGCTCTGTGTGCTGGAATAAGAGTGACTGCCTGCGATACAGAACAG CACTGCATTGGAGGAGGTGGCTACATTCCTCAAGGAGACCCCAAACAGTGTGGAGACTTTGCTGCTTTTGACTGGGATGGTTATGGGACACACAAAGAGTGGAGCAGCAGCAAAGAGATAACAGAATCTGCAGTGTTGTTGTTTTACCAATGA